The nucleotide window CCTTCGATTTTGCCTTTCACGGTTTTTCCGAAGTTCTGCCAACCGATGATGCCTGTCACTGCAATCAGAACCAGAATGATGATGTACTCCACCGTTGAGAGACCTTTTTGATCCTTTAGCAATGAGCGTTTAGCGGCCAGAGATGTGTTTTTGTTTGTGTTCATAAATACCTCGCTTTGAAAAGCCGCCAGTTCACGGTGGCTTATCTCCTTTCACTAAGCTTTATCGGCAGCTTCAAAAGCGAGTTGCGTGAAAAGCGGCATCTGCCAGATATGTCATTAAATACATCAAAAATATGCCAAATATGGCGTATTTATAGCAGAAAACCTGCCATTTCTGGCAGGTCCCTGTCTTAAGAGATTTCATCTCTCTCTTTGTGATGTAGGCGAAAAGACTACTTCTTCTCGATTAAACGCACGGCATCGACACTGACACGGTAGCCTTTGTTCACCTTGATAAAGCCTTTATCAAGTTCGCTGGTGTCCACGATTTTCGCAATCCACCAACGCTTGTTGTGCGCAGTTTCTTCATTTTGGGCTTTGATAAAGATCCCATTTTGTTGCTCGTAAGGCATGATGACTTGCACGCCCTTTTTAAGATCGTCTTGCGATGCTTTTTGCGAGCTATAAACATGCTTGACCTCACCGGTCCATCCGTCGGCTAAACGAAGCACAGTAGGTTTGCCACTTTTGCTGTCTTTGAGCACAACGCCCGCGTGCGCAAAAATGAAACCCACTTCAGGAATATCGCTGTCGGCAATGAACACATGGTTTGGCGTAAGAAAATCGCCATCTTCGCTTCCGGCAAGGGTTACTGCAGGCGAATCGTCACCTTCGATGAGCCTTAGGGCGTTGACGTTGACTTTGTGTCCGCCTGCAACGGTGACAAAGCCTTCATCAATGTCATCCATACCAACAATGCGAGTGAGCCACCAGCGTGTTTGATAAGCATCCTCGCGTGACTTAGGGCCTTGTTGGAGGCGTTGCCTTTTGTTGAAAGGTAAAATCACTAGCTTACCTAGACCAAGTTGCTTTGGATTCGCTGCTTTTGTGCGGTAAACATGTTTGCCCTGAAATTCGTTTCCAGTACGCACACTTTGAAACTTTGCTTCGCCTTTGGTGTCTGCTTGGCTTAGCTGTTTCGCAGGCTCGACATAGACATAATCGCGATCGAATTCTTTTTTACCAACAAAAAGAATGCCTGCTTCAAGACAGTGATTGGCCGGGTTAGGGCAGCTATCGAGCGAAGCGCGCTGAGTCTCTTCGGTGACAGTCGCTTTTGAGGCCGGACAGCCCTGCGTGCACATGCCTTTGTTCTTTGCGCAGTGTGGGCATTTGCCGGCTTCGTTTTTGTGGGGACAGTTTTGGCACTGTTTGCAGCTTCCTGGAGTAGCGCAGCTTTTGCACGTTTTACAAGGACACTGCTGCTCTATGTTGGGTGTGGTATCTTGCTGCTGAGCGCTGCTGCCGCCGCAACCAAGGCCGAAAGAAAATAGAAATACAAAAAAACTAAGAAGTCCTACACGATTCTTCATGAAAGAAACCTCCTTCGATGGGGATTATCATTGTTATTAAAGGATGCCATGTGGCTACCATGCGCAAACATGAGCCGCAACTTGACGCTGCCTGTCACTAGAGCACTAGTTTCGGTTTTCTAGGGCGGTTTTGATGTGTTGGTAGCCTTCTTTGAGGCTACTTAGGCCTGCACGGCCGGCTTCTTTTAATCCGCCAGCGGTTTGATTGGCCGCGTTTTTTAGGCGGGTAATGGTTTCTTGGTTTTTTTCCCATTCTTTTTCGAGCTTATCCCAGTCATCTTTGAGCTCGTTTTTTAGCAGATGGCTTTTTAGCTTAAGCTCATCACGAAGTTGTTGAAGCTTTGTGAGTGCACTTTTATCAAATTCCATGGCGCTCCCCTTATAGTAAAGGCCTATTCGCCGTGCTGCGTGAACTATTCCGCTAGCATGACGGGCCTTTCATCCCCAAAAACATAATGCTCATACGAAGAAGGTCAATGCCTCGCATGGTATTTAGATCACTTTTGGTGTTGTTTAGACTTCTTTTGCCAAAGGAGCCGGCGGTCTTGAATGCATGGTGCGGAAAACATGCGATTCAAAGGCATCCACTCGAATGACTTCATTGCGGGCTTCATCAGCAAGTTCAATCAGTTTTGCTTCTTCTTTACTGATGATTCCGGCTTCTAAAGCATTATTAACCAGGGCATCGCCTGGTGCTTTATCGATTTTGCCTTCGCGAATGGCATCACGAATTTTACGCTCAACCTTGAGGGCATCAACGGCTTTGTCCAAGGCAGCTTCGAGCTTACCGAGACCAGCTTCGTTCGAAGGTGGAATGTAGATATCGCGTGTGAGCTCTTCGCGCTCTTCTTTGTCTTCGAGCAGTGCACGTGCAACTAAAGAGCCGAGTGCATCACTGGGTTCTTTGAAACACTTTCCCCACGGGAAAATAATCGAACGAATCAAAAAAGCAGCAGGCCTCATGGGCAAGTTATCAAGCACGCCACTGAGAGCTTCTTGAATCTTGTACAAGGCGTGGGTGCAGCACCACTCAAGCATCGGCGTGTATTTTTCTTGATGACCTTCGTCGTGATACTTCTTTACAGTGGCTGATGCGATGTAAAGCCATGCGAGTGCGTCGGCGAGTCGGCCGCTAATTTTTTCACGCCGCTTGAGAGATCCACCAAGGGTGGCCATGGCGATATCCGATACGAGCGCAAAGCTAGTGCTCATGCGTGTTAGATGAGCAAGCCATTTTCCGGCCGCTCCGCTAACACCGGTCATGGCACCGCGTGAACCTGTCATTCCAAGCACAAGAGCACGCGCCACGCTTGAAAATACAAAGCCGACGTGTCCGAAAAAGGCCCAATCAAATTTTTTCAGATCGCGATCTGCGACAGCCATCATTTCATGTTGCACAAAAGGATGGCAGCGAATGGCGCCTTGCCCGTAGATGATCATCGATCGGGTGAGAATGTTGGCGCCTTCAACGGTGATGCCAATGGGTGCTGCTGCATAAGCACGTGCCAATATGTTTCGTGGCCCGCGGCAGATGGCAGCTCCTGCGCGAATGTCCATGGCATCGGTTACGACTGAGCGCATGGCTTCGGTTAGATAGCATTTCGCGATGGCCGAAATTACCGCAGGTTTTTCTCCAGCGTCAACCGAACTAGCGGTAAGCACCCGGACTGCGTTGGCCCAGTATGCACTTGCACCAATGCGTGCCAAAGGCTCTTCGATACCTTCAAACCGACCAATTGGCGTATCAAACTGCTCGCGTACGGTTGCATAGGCGCCGGTGACGCGCGCTGCAAGCTCAATTGCACCAACCGATAGAGCAGGAAGTGAGATGCTACGTCCCGCTGCCAAACTTTCCATAAGCATGCGCCAGCCTTGGCCAGCGTTTTCTTTTCCGCCGATGATAAAGTCCAGCGGGACAAACACATCTTCGCCTGTGTTCGGGCCGTTGTGAAAGGGCACACCCATGGGATCGTGTCTTGCGCCGATGGTGATGCCAGGAAGTTTAGCTGGAATCAAAGCGCAGGTAATGCCCAAATCTTCTTTGTCCCCGAGCAGCTTGTCAGGGTCTTTGAGCCGAAAGGCAAGACCAATAACAGTGGATACGGGTCCAAGCGTGATGTAACGCTTTTTCCAGTTGAGTTTCATCCCAAGAACTTCGCGGCCTTCGTAGTGGCCTTTGCAAATCTCTCCGATGCTTTGCGTTGCTGCAGCATCGCTGCCTGCTTCGGGGCCAGTGAGTGCAAAACAAGGGATTTCGTGACCTTGCGCGAGGCGCGGCAGGTAGTGCTTCTTTTGCTGATCTGTTCCGTAGTGCAGAAGCAGTTCGGCAGGGCCTAAAGAATTTGGCACCATGACCGTGACGGCAGCGGTAACGCTTCGGCTGGCGATTTTGGTGACCACTGCAGAGTGTGCGATGGCTGAAAACCCCAGA belongs to Myxococcales bacterium and includes:
- a CDS encoding acyl-CoA dehydrogenase; translated protein: MCDCTLFYLCWGLGVIVFIGLMFVGRAYLSLLLGAAIALLPWILSEQIQSTTFRILAGLYLAWALVFGLRPLRALLISSWVMKIMKGILPRMGDTERIALQAGTVWWDGELFSGKPNWKKLLKFKKQGLSDKEKAFLDGPVHELCGMLDEWRVQQQGDLPPEVWNFIKKHRFMGMIIPEEFGGLGFSAIAHSAVVTKIASRSVTAAVTVMVPNSLGPAELLLHYGTDQQKKHYLPRLAQGHEIPCFALTGPEAGSDAAATQSIGEICKGHYEGREVLGMKLNWKKRYITLGPVSTVIGLAFRLKDPDKLLGDKEDLGITCALIPAKLPGITIGARHDPMGVPFHNGPNTGEDVFVPLDFIIGGKENAGQGWRMLMESLAAGRSISLPALSVGAIELAARVTGAYATVREQFDTPIGRFEGIEEPLARIGASAYWANAVRVLTASSVDAGEKPAVISAIAKCYLTEAMRSVVTDAMDIRAGAAICRGPRNILARAYAAAPIGITVEGANILTRSMIIYGQGAIRCHPFVQHEMMAVADRDLKKFDWAFFGHVGFVFSSVARALVLGMTGSRGAMTGVSGAAGKWLAHLTRMSTSFALVSDIAMATLGGSLKRREKISGRLADALAWLYIASATVKKYHDEGHQEKYTPMLEWCCTHALYKIQEALSGVLDNLPMRPAAFLIRSIIFPWGKCFKEPSDALGSLVARALLEDKEEREELTRDIYIPPSNEAGLGKLEAALDKAVDALKVERKIRDAIREGKIDKAPGDALVNNALEAGIISKEEAKLIELADEARNEVIRVDAFESHVFRTMHSRPPAPLAKEV